ATCAAGTGGTGCTACCTGTTACAAACGGGAAACTTGATCTTGGGCCTTGGGAGCAGATCTTTTACGCCGAATATGATGGACAGAGAAGAAAAAGAGTAGTTGTGAAGGTTATTGGTGAATAATTATGGAACTAATGAAGTTTTATAGAACTGTGTTAGAATCTATTATTGAAGGTGTAATAATAGTTGATAGTGACGCACGGATCTTGTATATAAACAAGATGGCCGTGCGTCTTTTAAATTTGAAAGATGGATTTTTAGGAAAACATGTGGTTGAAGTTATTCCAAATACAAGACTCCATATAGTTGTAAGAACAGGTATTCCAGAGGTTGATGAGGTGCAAAATGTTGGAGATAACATAATAATTACTTCTAGGATGCCTTTAAAAGATGAAAATGATAATGTTGTTGGTGCTGTTGCAGTATTTAGAGATATAACTAGCATGCGAAAACTTGCAGAGGAAATTACCAATCTTCATCAAATTGAAGCAAGGCTGAAGGCAATAATTGATTCTACATATGATGCTATATCAGTTGCTGATGAAAATGGAAATGTAGTCTTAGTAAATAAAGCTTATACCAAAATTACGGGATTAAAACCTGAAGATGTTATAGGAAAACCTGCAACAGTAGATATTGCTGAAGGTGAAAGTATTCATATGATGATTTCTAAAACTAAAAAGCCAATTTATAATGCAAGGTTAAAGGTTTACCCTTCCAAAAGAGAAGTTATAGTAAATGCTTTACCACTTTTTGTTAAAGGTGAATTTCGTGGGAGTGTTGCTGTTGTTCATGATGTTTCTGAGATTTTAAATTTGACTAAAGAGCTTGAAGCTGTAAAAAGGTATATAAGACATATAAAGGCAAAATATACTTTTGATGATATTATTGGTCAAAGTGAAAAAATGTTAATAGCAAAAGAGCAAGCTAAAAAGGTTGCTAAGACCCCTGCAACGGTATTACTTAGGGGTGAAAGTGGTACGGGAAAAGAGTTATTTGCACATGCGATTCACAATGCAAGTAATAGATCTGATAAGCCATTTGTTACGGTTAATTGTGCGGCGATTCCTGAAAATATGCTTGAGGTTGAATTATTTGGATATGTAGAAGATGCCTTTATGGGCACAAAAGGAGAAAAGGTCGGACTTATTGAAGAAGCAGATGGTGGTACATTATTTTTAGATGAAATTGGTAAGATGCCGCTTTCGTTACAGGCAAAAATTGTTAGGTTTATTGAAAACGGTGAATTTATTCCAGTTGGTTCAAATAGAATAAAAAAGGTAAATGTAAGAATAATTGCATCTACAAATATGGATTTAGAACAAATGCTTAAAAGAAGGGAATTTTTATCGGAGCTTTACTATAGACTAAATGTCTTTCCAATATTTATTCCACCGCTTCGGGAGAGAAAAGAAGATATAGATGAACTTGCAAATCACTTTGTTAAGAAGATAAGCAATCAGTATAGAAGAAATATTACAAAAATTACTGATAATGCTATTTCATATTTAAAGTCATATGATTGGCCTGGAAATGTTAGAGAGCTAGAAAATGTTATTGGCAGGGCAATAATTAATATGTCAATTACAGAGAATATTTTAGATAAAAGGCATTTTCCAACACTCTTTTTGGAAAATACTAATCAAACTAAGTATGAGGGATCTTTAAAATCACTTGTGGAGGATTTTGAAAGAAAGGTTATAGAAGCTGCATTAAGAGAAAATAAAGGTGATAGAAATTTGACAGCAAAAAAGTTAGGTATAAGCTTGAGGACTTTGTACTATAAAATGGAAAAATATGGTTTGATTTAGAAAAAGGAGGGGCCATGCTATGAAAATGGATATACTACTTGAGGGTGGAATAATTAGTGTTCCAAGCAGAGCAAAAGCGACATTTTCTACCATTGTATTGCTTGAAGATGGTGATAGAAAAATTCTTATAGAACCTGGAGATTATGTAACTCATTCAATCTTGGAGGAGGAATTGAAAAAAAGAAATTTAAAGACTGAAGATATTACAGATATTGTACTTACTCACTTTCACCTTGACCATGCTTATAACTCCATCTTTTTTAAAAACGCTACGGTTCATTTGCATGAAAACTTTTTAAAGAAGAATTACGAGAAATTTGGTATGATAGTTGGAAAGCAATACAAGATGATTATAGACTCTTGGAATGCGTTCCAAACATTTAAGGATGGTGATATATTATTTGATAAAATTAATGTGTATCATACACCCTGGCATTCAAAGGAGCATTGTTCTTTTGTTGTAGATACAGAAAATATGGGAAAGGTGTTTTTTGCAGGAGATATTGTTATGACTAGAGTAGAGTTTTATGATATAATGAGAATGCTAAGAGATGACGATTGTGCAAGATTTGTTAGAGAAATGGTTAATAAATGTGATTATTTGGTTTTAACTCACGATAGTGGGGTGTTTTTGGAAAATTGGAGGTGAAAACCGTGAAGGTTGCACTTGTTTCTTATGAAGTATATCCATTTGCTAAAGTAGGGGGACTTGCTGACGTTGTAGGGGCTTTACCAAAATATCTTAAAAAATTTTCAGTTGAACCAATTGTTATAATGCCAAAGCATAAGATCGTAGAAAAAAATGCAGAAAAGTTTTCATATAGTCTAAGAAAGATAAAAGAAAATATTAGTGTTCCAAATTTAAAAACGGATGAAAAATTTGATATTTATCAAACATTTATACCTGGAACACAAATTCCTGTCTACCTTATTGCAAATGATTACTATTTTTCTGCAGAACAAGTATATGAAGGGCCTGATTTGGCCGAACAGGCAATATACTTTTCTGCAGCTGTTTTTGAAGCATTAAAAGTGCTCGGGGAAAAAGTTGATGTTTTACATATCAATGATTGGCAAACGGGATTGGTACCAGTATATTTAAAGACATTGTATAAAGATGATGAGTTTTTCTCAAAGACTGTTGTACTATTGACAATACATAACCTTGGCTATCAGGGAATTTTTGATAGTTCATATATGAATTTTTCAGGTTTACCTGATTATCTATATAACATTGATGGTATTGAGTTTTATGGGAAAATTAACTTCTTAAAGGGTGGAATTTTATTCTCTGATGTTATTAACACAGTAAGTCCTACTTACGCTCAAGAAATTCAAACTAAAGAGTATGGCGAAAAGCTGGATGGTGTATTAAGACTTAGAAGTTCTGATTTGTATGGAATATTAAATGGTATCGATTATGATGAATATAATCCTGAAACGGATAAAAGAATTTATGTAAATTACAGCTTACAAGAGATTGAGAAAAAATATGAAAATAAGAAAATGCTTCAAAAAGAATTGAATCTTCCACAAACTAATGATGTTCCAGTTATTGGTATGATTACGAGACTTGTTGATCAAAAAGGGTTAGATATATTATCAGAGGTTTTAAGATACATTTTAAATATGGATGTTCAATTTGTACTTCTTGGAACGGGTGATAAAAAGTATGAAGAAATGTTTAAAGAGATTGAAAAGGAATTTCCTGATAAAATGTCTGCAAACATTACTTTTGATATAGTACTTGCTCAAAAAATTTATGCTTCAAGCGATATGTTTTTGATGCCTTCAAGGTATGAACCATGCGGTCTTGGCCAAATGTATAGTTTAAGGTATGGTACTATTCCAGTTGTTAGGTATACTGGAGGGCTTGCAGATACGGTTATGGAATATGATGAAGAAGCTATGAAAGGAAATGGTTTCGGGTTTAAGGAATATGATTCGGCATACTTACTAAAGGCCGTTGCAAGGGCAGTTGACTTTTTCAAAAACAAAAAAGGTCACTGGAAAAAATTGATTGAAAATGCTATGAAAACAGATTTATCGTGGGAAAGATCGGCAAATGAATACGTTAAGATATACAATAAAGCTTTGAATAAAAGGCGTTAAGGGAGGATTTAGATATGCCAGAATATAGAAAGGATCCAGTTGTAAGAAGATGGGTTATTATTGCAACTGAACGTGCAAAAAGACCTCATGATTTTACAGTTCCAAAGGAAGAAGCAAAAGGTGGCTTTTGCCCCTTTGATTATGGAAATGAGCACACCACACCACCAGAAATTTTTGCTTTTAGACCAGAAAATACAGAACCTAATTCTCCAGGTTGGTGGGTAAGAGTTGTTCCAAATAAGTTTCCAGCGGTTAATCCAGATATAGAAATCGAAAAATATGGACATGGTATGTATGATGCAATGGCTGGTTTTGGATATCATGAAGTAGTAGTTGAAACACCAGAGCACAGCAGCACTTTTGCATTGTATGATGACAAACAGGCAGAAGAAGTTGTTTGGGCATATGTAAAAAGGTTTAGACAACTTAGAGAAGATAAAAGATTAAAGTATATATTGATATTTAAAAATCATGGTGCACTTGGTGGGGCATCTCTTCCTCATCCACATAGTCAAATTATTGCAATTCCAAGTGTTCCAAAAAGGGTATTGGAGGAGTTAAACGGAGCAAAAGACTATTATGATTATAAGGAAAGATGTGTATTTTGTGATATGATCTCTCAAGAAAAAATAGAAAACCGTAGGATTGTTGAAGAAAATGAGGATTTTATTGCTTTTGCACCATATGCTTCAAGATTTCCATTTGAAGTATGGATTGCTCCGAAGGTTCACTCTCATGATTTTGGAAAGATTGAGGACAGCCAAGTAAAAACATTTGCGATTATTTTAAGGAATACTTTGAAGAGAATATATAAAGTTCTTGATAACCCACCATATAACTTTGTAATTCATACCTCGCCAACTTACGAGGAAGGAAAGATTTATTATCATTGGCATGTTGAAATAATGCCAAGGCTTACGAGAGTGGCAGGTTTTGAGTGGGGCTCTGGCTTTTATATTAATCCTGTTCCACCTGAAGATGCTTCAAAATACTTGAAAAATGTTGAATTATAAAAAAAACAACCGAAGGCAAATGCCTTCGGTTGTTTTATATTTTTATCCTCTTTAGTATGTTATACTCTTCCAATGCTTTGTCATACATTCCAGCCTCTTCGTATAACTGTGCAAGCTTTAAATGTTTTTCTTCATTTAATGGATCCTTATCAACAATTTTTTTATATACTTTTGCTGCCATTTTTTTCAGTCCTAGTATGTAAAAAAGATAAAATCTTACTAGTTTAAATGAAACTACAATTATTGCAAGCATTACTAAGAGCAATATCATTATGTAATTGGTATTATTGCTAGAATTTTGAGATGTACTTGTTTTTTTAGAAGAGTCTTTAATATTGTTTTTTTGTGTATTGTTTAAAATGTTTTCAAGTTTTGATGATAAATTATATTTTTTTATTGAAAGATTTTCTATCGTTAATTTTGCTTTATTTATATCTATATTTTCAGATGTTTCATTTAAGATATTACTTAATTCTACATACTTTTTAAGATCATTTAAATATTTTGAAGTAAATTTTCCACCAATTTTTTCTGCAAATTCTACTATTCTATTAAGAATTGGATATTGGACTTCTTCAAAGTTTTCAATGTTATCCACGATATATTTTAGTATGTTGTACCCAAGATCCTTTGAAAAGTCTTTTTGAGATAGAATATTTATAACTTCGTATGTTAACATAGTAGGATATTTAAGGAAAAAATTTGTAAGGTTTTGGGCGCTTATTTTTTCATCAATTTCTGGATTTGCTATTTTTAGCAAAATAATATTATCAAGAAAAGTGTCATACTCAGGTTTCTCAAGTGTATTTTTAGATATTTCATTTATTTGGGGAAAAAGTTGAAAAATTATTTCAACTTCTGTTGCACTTGGTGTTGTGTTCTTTAAAAAATTCTTAAGTTCTTTTATATCCTGCTTTATTAAAAATGAAAGTCTAGGATCATTCATTAGGGAAATTTTAACTTTTAATTCTTTTCCCATAGTTTCAAGAGAAGTATCAGTTGGATTATCAAGCACATATTCAAGGTAAAGTTTCCAAGCTTCTTTTGGATTTTCTTTGGAAAGATTTATTATTTCATCTTTTGTTACTGAAAATCCGATGATACTTATGAATATTAAAATTAAGACTACAGCTTTACTTTTCATTTTTCCCCCCGATACCGTAAGGTTCATTTTCAACATTCTGATAAGGTTCAACATGAATGACAACATCATAAACTTTATCATTTAAAAGTTTTTTTATTTTATCTTTTATACACAAAGTAAGTTCATGAGATTTTTGAACATTTATTTTAGGATCAACCTCTATATCCATATCAATGTCGAAGCATTCTCCAATTTTCCTAATTCTTATCTTATGTGGATTTTTAACACCTTCACATTCATTACACAAATTGATTATTTCATCGTAAATCCACTCTTCGTCTTTTTTTATTCCATCAAGGAGTGCAACAGCGTTTTCATTAAATATTTCAAATGCTACTTTAATAATTATAACAGACATTATCATTCCAACCAAAGGATCCATGAAAGAAAGACCAATTTTGTTTAAAAGTATTCCAAAAAATACGATCGATGAAAGGAGTATATCATTTCTCATATTTAAAGCTTCTGCTATTAATGAAGGTCTTTTGTATTTTTTGCCAATTCTATATTCTATTATAAACAAAAATGTCTTAAAGATAACTGATATAAGTGTTACAGTTATTGGAATTATTCCTTGTATTAAAGTATAATTATGTGTAACTAATCTTTTGATACTCTCAATTAAAAGTGAAATACCCGCATAAAAAACAATAAATGAAATTATTTTCGCACCTATGTTTTCTATCTTTCTATGCCCGTATGGATGTAGTTTATCTGGTGGTTTTGAAGAAAGTCTTGTTGCAAAGTAAACAATTGATGCCGTTAAGATATCTGTAGCACTGTCAATCCCATCTGCTAAAACAGCCATACTGTTAAATAAGAAACCTATGATTATTTTTAAAGCAGCAAGAAAAGTATTTACTACAACAGCAATGCTTGTTACAATTTTAATGTTTTTTTCCATCAAATCCTCCCTGCTTTAGAAAATATTTGCCTGTAAAACTTGAGACATTATTTTTAGTGCAGCGTTATGCAGCTGCTTATCGTATGAGCCGGTTCCATCTTTGTATAAGTTTACTTTAATATCCCTGTTTCTTAATTCTTCAACTGTGAATAGAACACAAATATTACTAACAAGACCAACAACGTCAACTTCATCTATCGAAAGATTTTCTAATATATTTTCAAGATCTGTCTTATAAAAAGCAGAATACCTTGTTTTTTTG
This DNA window, taken from Thermosipho africanus Ob7, encodes the following:
- a CDS encoding sigma-54 interaction domain-containing protein; the encoded protein is MELMKFYRTVLESIIEGVIIVDSDARILYINKMAVRLLNLKDGFLGKHVVEVIPNTRLHIVVRTGIPEVDEVQNVGDNIIITSRMPLKDENDNVVGAVAVFRDITSMRKLAEEITNLHQIEARLKAIIDSTYDAISVADENGNVVLVNKAYTKITGLKPEDVIGKPATVDIAEGESIHMMISKTKKPIYNARLKVYPSKREVIVNALPLFVKGEFRGSVAVVHDVSEILNLTKELEAVKRYIRHIKAKYTFDDIIGQSEKMLIAKEQAKKVAKTPATVLLRGESGTGKELFAHAIHNASNRSDKPFVTVNCAAIPENMLEVELFGYVEDAFMGTKGEKVGLIEEADGGTLFLDEIGKMPLSLQAKIVRFIENGEFIPVGSNRIKKVNVRIIASTNMDLEQMLKRREFLSELYYRLNVFPIFIPPLRERKEDIDELANHFVKKISNQYRRNITKITDNAISYLKSYDWPGNVRELENVIGRAIINMSITENILDKRHFPTLFLENTNQTKYEGSLKSLVEDFERKVIEAALRENKGDRNLTAKKLGISLRTLYYKMEKYGLI
- a CDS encoding MBL fold metallo-hydrolase codes for the protein MKMDILLEGGIISVPSRAKATFSTIVLLEDGDRKILIEPGDYVTHSILEEELKKRNLKTEDITDIVLTHFHLDHAYNSIFFKNATVHLHENFLKKNYEKFGMIVGKQYKMIIDSWNAFQTFKDGDILFDKINVYHTPWHSKEHCSFVVDTENMGKVFFAGDIVMTRVEFYDIMRMLRDDDCARFVREMVNKCDYLVLTHDSGVFLENWR
- a CDS encoding glycogen synthase: MKVALVSYEVYPFAKVGGLADVVGALPKYLKKFSVEPIVIMPKHKIVEKNAEKFSYSLRKIKENISVPNLKTDEKFDIYQTFIPGTQIPVYLIANDYYFSAEQVYEGPDLAEQAIYFSAAVFEALKVLGEKVDVLHINDWQTGLVPVYLKTLYKDDEFFSKTVVLLTIHNLGYQGIFDSSYMNFSGLPDYLYNIDGIEFYGKINFLKGGILFSDVINTVSPTYAQEIQTKEYGEKLDGVLRLRSSDLYGILNGIDYDEYNPETDKRIYVNYSLQEIEKKYENKKMLQKELNLPQTNDVPVIGMITRLVDQKGLDILSEVLRYILNMDVQFVLLGTGDKKYEEMFKEIEKEFPDKMSANITFDIVLAQKIYASSDMFLMPSRYEPCGLGQMYSLRYGTIPVVRYTGGLADTVMEYDEEAMKGNGFGFKEYDSAYLLKAVARAVDFFKNKKGHWKKLIENAMKTDLSWERSANEYVKIYNKALNKRR
- the galT gene encoding galactose-1-phosphate uridylyltransferase — its product is MPEYRKDPVVRRWVIIATERAKRPHDFTVPKEEAKGGFCPFDYGNEHTTPPEIFAFRPENTEPNSPGWWVRVVPNKFPAVNPDIEIEKYGHGMYDAMAGFGYHEVVVETPEHSSTFALYDDKQAEEVVWAYVKRFRQLREDKRLKYILIFKNHGALGGASLPHPHSQIIAIPSVPKRVLEELNGAKDYYDYKERCVFCDMISQEKIENRRIVEENEDFIAFAPYASRFPFEVWIAPKVHSHDFGKIEDSQVKTFAIILRNTLKRIYKVLDNPPYNFVIHTSPTYEEGKIYYHWHVEIMPRLTRVAGFEWGSGFYINPVPPEDASKYLKNVEL
- a CDS encoding tetratricopeptide repeat protein yields the protein MKSKAVVLILIFISIIGFSVTKDEIINLSKENPKEAWKLYLEYVLDNPTDTSLETMGKELKVKISLMNDPRLSFLIKQDIKELKNFLKNTTPSATEVEIIFQLFPQINEISKNTLEKPEYDTFLDNIILLKIANPEIDEKISAQNLTNFFLKYPTMLTYEVINILSQKDFSKDLGYNILKYIVDNIENFEEVQYPILNRIVEFAEKIGGKFTSKYLNDLKKYVELSNILNETSENIDINKAKLTIENLSIKKYNLSSKLENILNNTQKNNIKDSSKKTSTSQNSSNNTNYIMILLLVMLAIIVVSFKLVRFYLFYILGLKKMAAKVYKKIVDKDPLNEEKHLKLAQLYEEAGMYDKALEEYNILKRIKI
- a CDS encoding cation diffusion facilitator family transporter, yielding MEKNIKIVTSIAVVVNTFLAALKIIIGFLFNSMAVLADGIDSATDILTASIVYFATRLSSKPPDKLHPYGHRKIENIGAKIISFIVFYAGISLLIESIKRLVTHNYTLIQGIIPITVTLISVIFKTFLFIIEYRIGKKYKRPSLIAEALNMRNDILLSSIVFFGILLNKIGLSFMDPLVGMIMSVIIIKVAFEIFNENAVALLDGIKKDEEWIYDEIINLCNECEGVKNPHKIRIRKIGECFDIDMDIEVDPKINVQKSHELTLCIKDKIKKLLNDKVYDVVIHVEPYQNVENEPYGIGGKNEK